A single genomic interval of Chryseobacterium paludis harbors:
- a CDS encoding peptidoglycan D,D-transpeptidase FtsI family protein, with product MNTRYLKIFAVVAVIALIFVARLAYLQLFTDRYALNAANTSIKIEYVIPQRGVIFDRNGKIMVGNQPAYEISFTQALMKPDFDTLGFCNLMKISKSDFIKKINSITKEKYYSKLTPMTFIKDLSREDIARVQEIIFKYPAFSIVSRPQRQYEVSTSGNLLGYTSEVNERDIKKDSVYYLPGDFIGKTGVEKSYEKELRGVKGMKYIQKDIRLRNIGSYKNGALDKDVITGKDITLTIDYDLQRMAEEMMVNKHGAIVALDPNNGEVLVAATGPDIDPNLFTGPSKSKNLYALSKDTLYENKPTFDRSLQAGYPPGSTFKLLTALSAMQMGVMDENTIFPCGGGFNYRGLRIKGHGGAIPLIPSIQVSSNCYFSYAFLAIVNKYPGNPSKGVDEWKAIMSSFGVGEFLNNDFAVGAKGRIPSGEFYEKRMKNILKASGSKKDYKNWDVLATGAVFNGMGQGDVMVTPLQLANYVGAIANKGWYYTPHIVKSIDGKPNPDPRFKKKHKTLVDPKHFGPVLKGMEAVVLNGTARGLKSNDFTQLAKTGTAQVPQGKDNSIFVLIAPADKPKIVVVAVMEHAGFGATWAGPASTVIAEKYITGDLKRENLYKKMTSASFMPEYKRQWIVDLKRKGLYKDPKLDSVKLKKMQDSLDFIKKQKEKLQKQIDAETQTKKTKEQ from the coding sequence TTGAACACACGCTATTTAAAAATCTTTGCAGTTGTTGCCGTTATTGCCCTGATCTTTGTGGCAAGGCTTGCTTATTTACAACTATTTACAGACAGGTATGCTTTGAATGCAGCCAATACATCTATTAAGATAGAATACGTTATCCCACAGAGAGGGGTGATTTTTGATAGGAATGGTAAAATTATGGTAGGCAACCAGCCTGCCTATGAGATTTCTTTTACTCAGGCTTTAATGAAGCCTGATTTCGATACTTTGGGATTCTGTAATTTAATGAAGATCAGTAAGTCTGATTTTATTAAAAAGATCAATTCAATAACCAAAGAGAAATATTATTCCAAGCTGACACCGATGACTTTTATCAAAGATCTCAGCAGAGAAGATATTGCCAGGGTTCAGGAAATTATATTTAAATATCCTGCGTTTAGTATCGTTTCGAGACCTCAGCGTCAATATGAAGTTTCCACTTCCGGAAACCTTCTGGGATATACCAGTGAAGTCAATGAAAGGGATATTAAAAAAGATTCTGTTTATTATCTTCCTGGAGATTTCATTGGAAAAACCGGTGTTGAAAAATCATATGAAAAAGAGCTTCGCGGAGTAAAGGGGATGAAATATATCCAAAAGGATATCAGACTCCGAAACATTGGCTCATATAAAAATGGAGCACTGGATAAAGATGTAATTACAGGAAAGGATATTACCTTAACCATCGATTATGATCTTCAGAGAATGGCCGAAGAAATGATGGTTAACAAACATGGGGCAATTGTCGCCTTAGACCCTAATAATGGTGAGGTTCTAGTTGCAGCAACTGGTCCGGATATTGATCCTAATCTTTTTACAGGGCCCTCCAAATCAAAAAATCTATACGCTTTATCAAAAGATACACTTTACGAAAATAAACCCACATTTGATCGCTCTTTACAAGCTGGTTATCCACCAGGGTCTACTTTTAAACTGCTTACTGCTTTATCTGCAATGCAGATGGGGGTAATGGATGAAAATACAATCTTTCCTTGTGGAGGAGGATTTAATTATAGAGGATTAAGGATAAAAGGCCACGGTGGTGCAATTCCTTTGATCCCTTCAATTCAGGTTTCCAGTAACTGTTATTTCTCCTATGCATTTTTGGCTATTGTTAATAAATATCCTGGAAATCCTTCAAAAGGAGTTGATGAATGGAAGGCCATTATGAGTAGCTTCGGAGTTGGAGAATTTTTAAATAATGATTTTGCCGTAGGAGCAAAAGGAAGGATTCCATCTGGAGAATTTTATGAAAAAAGAATGAAGAACATTCTTAAGGCTAGTGGTTCTAAAAAAGACTATAAAAACTGGGATGTTTTAGCAACTGGTGCAGTTTTCAATGGGATGGGACAAGGTGATGTTATGGTTACTCCTCTTCAATTGGCAAATTATGTTGGAGCTATTGCTAATAAAGGATGGTACTATACACCGCATATTGTAAAATCCATTGACGGGAAGCCCAATCCTGATCCTAGATTTAAAAAGAAACATAAAACTTTAGTTGATCCTAAACACTTTGGTCCAGTTCTAAAAGGAATGGAGGCTGTGGTTTTAAATGGTACAGCAAGGGGATTAAAATCAAACGATTTTACCCAATTAGCAAAAACAGGAACAGCTCAGGTTCCTCAGGGTAAGGACAATTCTATTTTTGTATTGATTGCTCCTGCAGATAAGCCTAAAATTGTTGTAGTTGCGGTAATGGAACATGCCGGATTTGGAGCAACATGGGCAGGGCCAGCTAGTACTGTAATCGCAGAAAAATATATTACCGGTGATCTGAAAAGGGAGAATCTTTATAAAAAGATGACCTCAGCCAGTTTTATGCCTGAATATAAAAGACAATGGATTGTTGATTTAAAACGTAAAGGTTTATATAAAGATCCAAAACTGGATTCTGTGAAGCTTAAGAAAATGCAAGACAGCTTAGATTTTATCAAAAAGCAAAAAGAAAAATTGCAGAAGCAGATAGACGCAGAAACTCAAACTAAAAAAACCAAAGAGCAATGA
- a CDS encoding rod shape-determining protein translates to MSLFDMFTQEIAIDLGTANTLIIHNNKIVIDQPSIVAIERSTGRPIAVGEQAKHMQGKTHEDIKTIRPLKDGVIADFHASEHMIKEFIKKIPGIKGKFIQPALRIVICIPSGITEVEKRAVRDSAQKVNAKEVRLIYEPMAAAIGVGIDVQKPEGNMIIDIGGGTTEIAVVALGGIVCDKSVKIAGDVFTNDIAYFLRTHHNLYIGERTAERVKIEVGSAVEDLDVDIEDIPVQGRDLITGKPKEIMVGYKEIARALDKSIIRIEDAVMETLSLTPPELAADIYKTGIYLAGGGALLRGLADRLHKKTGLPVFVAEDPLRAVVRGTGIALKNMDKFNFLIK, encoded by the coding sequence ATGAGTTTATTCGATATGTTTACGCAAGAAATTGCGATAGACTTGGGAACTGCTAACACACTTATCATCCATAATAATAAAATTGTTATAGACCAGCCGTCAATTGTTGCAATTGAACGATCTACTGGCAGGCCGATAGCTGTGGGTGAACAGGCTAAACATATGCAGGGTAAAACTCATGAAGATATCAAAACCATCCGTCCTTTGAAAGACGGGGTAATTGCAGATTTTCATGCTTCTGAACACATGATCAAAGAATTTATCAAAAAAATTCCTGGAATCAAAGGTAAATTTATTCAACCCGCTTTAAGAATCGTAATCTGTATCCCTTCAGGAATTACCGAAGTGGAAAAAAGAGCAGTAAGAGATTCTGCACAAAAGGTGAATGCTAAAGAGGTTAGGCTTATTTATGAGCCAATGGCAGCAGCAATAGGAGTTGGAATTGATGTTCAGAAACCTGAGGGGAATATGATCATTGATATAGGCGGGGGTACTACTGAAATTGCAGTTGTAGCTTTAGGAGGTATCGTTTGTGATAAATCTGTAAAAATTGCAGGTGATGTATTTACAAATGATATTGCTTATTTCCTGAGAACACATCATAATCTTTACATTGGTGAAAGAACTGCTGAGAGAGTGAAAATTGAAGTAGGATCGGCTGTTGAAGATCTGGATGTTGATATTGAAGATATCCCGGTACAAGGTAGAGACCTTATTACTGGTAAGCCTAAAGAAATTATGGTAGGTTACAAAGAAATTGCCCGTGCATTAGATAAATCTATTATCAGAATTGAAGATGCTGTAATGGAAACTCTTTCTTTAACGCCTCCTGAATTGGCTGCTGATATTTATAAAACAGGTATTTATCTTGCTGGAGGTGGTGCATTGTTAAGAGGTCTGGCAGACAGATTACACAAGAAGACAGGTCTTCCTGTTTTTGTAGCTGAGGACCCGTTGAGAGCGGTAGTTCGAGGGACAGGGATTGCACTTAAGAATATGGATAAATTCAATTTCTTAATCAAATAA
- the rodA gene encoding rod shape-determining protein RodA: MKWTEGLDKLGLGLYFLLCIFAIANIYSVEPASGTRQAVWFGVSVFVGLIIFFTRTKFFENMAGIIYIIGVLLLIGLFPFGKEVLGQKNWYKFGPLSLQPVEFAKLGTALMLANYVSGPDFNLSNKKSLLTSLAIVGIPAVVVLAIPDVGSLLVFVAFFIALYREGLSGLLFGIGFLFASVFLVSLAVNPIYVTIAILIIAGILIALNYYKMSWDVISISSIAGSIILLCGLAFATPYVLEKLPKHQRERIEVLYKGEKAFRDTSGYNLLYSKTAIGSGGLLGKGYREGSVTQGKFVPEQSTDYIFCTVGEEWGFVGSAGLVLCYMLYIGRIYYLAEKQKSTFNRVFGYCFASILLMHFSINLGMVMGLFPTVGIPLPYFSYGGSSLLAFSTMTFIFFKLNYSDKNSLV, encoded by the coding sequence ATGAAATGGACAGAAGGATTAGATAAATTAGGTCTGGGTCTGTATTTCTTGCTTTGCATTTTTGCAATAGCAAATATCTACAGTGTTGAGCCTGCCAGTGGAACCAGACAGGCTGTTTGGTTTGGAGTATCTGTTTTTGTTGGTTTAATTATTTTCTTTACCCGGACTAAGTTCTTTGAAAACATGGCTGGGATCATTTATATTATTGGAGTTCTATTGCTGATCGGCTTATTTCCTTTTGGAAAAGAAGTATTGGGACAGAAGAACTGGTATAAATTTGGACCTTTAAGTTTACAGCCGGTTGAATTTGCCAAATTAGGAACAGCATTAATGCTGGCTAATTATGTGTCAGGACCCGATTTTAATTTAAGTAATAAAAAGTCTCTCCTAACGTCTTTAGCAATTGTAGGAATCCCTGCAGTAGTGGTATTGGCAATTCCGGATGTTGGGTCATTGCTTGTTTTCGTGGCTTTTTTTATCGCTTTATATAGAGAAGGATTAAGTGGATTATTATTTGGAATTGGATTTCTATTTGCTTCGGTTTTCTTAGTTTCATTAGCCGTAAATCCTATTTATGTCACTATTGCTATTTTGATAATTGCTGGAATTTTAATAGCCCTGAACTATTATAAAATGTCCTGGGATGTTATTTCGATTTCGAGTATTGCGGGATCCATTATCCTGCTTTGTGGTTTGGCTTTTGCAACACCATACGTTTTAGAAAAACTGCCGAAACACCAAAGGGAGAGAATTGAGGTTCTCTATAAAGGTGAAAAAGCTTTTAGAGATACTTCGGGATATAACCTTCTTTATTCTAAAACGGCGATTGGTTCTGGAGGGCTTTTGGGAAAGGGATATCGTGAAGGATCTGTGACTCAGGGGAAGTTTGTGCCTGAACAAAGTACCGATTACATTTTCTGTACAGTTGGTGAAGAATGGGGTTTTGTAGGAAGTGCAGGTTTGGTATTGTGTTATATGCTCTATATAGGGAGAATTTATTATCTCGCAGAAAAGCAGAAATCTACTTTTAACAGGGTATTTGGTTATTGCTTTGCCTCGATCCTACTGATGCACTTTTCAATCAATTTAGGGATGGTTATGGGGCTTTTTCCAACTGTTGGGATTCCATTGCCTTACTTTAGTTATGGAGGAAGTTCATTGTTGGCCTTTTCTACCATGACTTTTATCTTCTTTAAACTAAATTATTCTGATAAGAATAGCTTGGTTTAA
- a CDS encoding rod shape-determining protein MreD, with translation MISRTLFTDILIMIFLVALQIFVLNRITLFGKYTPVLYPVFVMFYPFFRNKFQFLALSFLIGLSIDAFLYSWGINALATTLIAYFRTLIFRTSTDTSTDFFSFQSLQWGQFLLFLFSSIFLHQLLVQYIEFFKFSRFFEILFNVLVTSVISFIFIVIYALIFKIKQKV, from the coding sequence ATGATTAGCAGAACACTATTTACGGATATTTTAATCATGATTTTTCTTGTTGCATTACAGATTTTTGTTTTGAACAGGATCACGCTGTTCGGAAAATACACTCCGGTGTTATATCCTGTATTTGTCATGTTTTATCCTTTCTTTAGAAATAAATTTCAATTTTTAGCATTAAGTTTTTTAATAGGTCTTTCTATAGATGCTTTCTTATATTCGTGGGGAATCAATGCCCTTGCAACTACACTCATCGCGTATTTCAGAACATTGATTTTTAGGACGTCTACCGACACGTCCACTGACTTCTTTTCATTTCAATCCCTTCAGTGGGGGCAGTTTTTACTGTTTCTTTTTTCAAGTATTTTCTTGCATCAGCTTTTAGTACAGTATATTGAGTTCTTTAAGTTCAGCAGGTTTTTTGAAATATTATTTAATGTGTTGGTAACAAGTGTAATTTCCTTTATATTTATAGTTATTTACGCATTAATATTTAAAATCAAACAAAAAGTTTGA
- the mreC gene encoding rod shape-determining protein MreC: protein MGFLLRLFSKNALFVFFIFLQIIALVLIFSKNAMQKSWIAGQSAALNSWVSGYIDEGVSYLKLKQINEDLVAQNKALMIELYGKDGAKKPVFRKVHDTLGGGQIYTFVDGEIVFNSINRRNNYFTINRGRRDGVFPQMGVMAPKGVAGIVINSTDSYALVQSVLSVNRIRINAALKKSGYFGTLTWSGDNSRVMHLSDVPKYVALKIGDTIVTDGKSAIFPKGVMIGTIAGYSVDNKTGFWDISVELSEKMGSLSKVFVVKSLKKAEVQKIQDTLQAVIKKEND, encoded by the coding sequence ATGGGATTTTTGCTGAGATTATTTTCGAAGAACGCTCTTTTTGTCTTCTTTATTTTCTTGCAAATTATTGCTCTGGTTCTTATATTCTCCAAAAATGCCATGCAGAAATCCTGGATCGCTGGTCAATCGGCCGCTTTAAATTCTTGGGTTTCAGGGTATATTGATGAGGGAGTTTCTTACTTGAAGCTGAAGCAGATCAACGAAGATCTTGTTGCTCAGAATAAAGCATTAATGATTGAACTGTATGGAAAAGATGGCGCAAAAAAACCTGTTTTTAGAAAAGTTCATGATACTTTAGGAGGTGGGCAGATCTATACATTTGTGGATGGCGAAATCGTTTTCAACAGTATAAACAGAAGAAATAATTATTTTACGATCAACCGGGGTCGAAGAGATGGCGTATTTCCTCAAATGGGAGTTATGGCGCCAAAAGGAGTAGCCGGAATCGTTATTAATTCTACAGATAGCTATGCGTTAGTTCAGTCGGTTTTAAGTGTAAACCGGATCAGAATTAATGCAGCTTTAAAAAAATCAGGATATTTTGGGACATTAACGTGGAGTGGTGATAACTCCAGAGTTATGCATTTATCAGATGTTCCCAAATATGTTGCCTTGAAAATCGGAGACACCATTGTTACTGATGGTAAATCTGCAATTTTTCCGAAAGGTGTTATGATTGGTACTATTGCGGGATACTCCGTAGATAATAAAACAGGGTTTTGGGACATTTCAGTAGAACTAAGCGAGAAGATGGGTTCTTTAAGTAAAGTATTTGTTGTAAAAAGTCTGAAGAAAGCTGAGGTTCAAAAGATTCAAGATACATTACAGGCAGTAATAAAAAAGGAAAATGATTAG
- a CDS encoding pentapeptide repeat-containing protein — protein sequence MKEAYISDQSFDAINFGQSPLEKGEYENCIFSNCNFEYADLSEFRFTDCEFIGCNMSMAKLVSTAFRDVYFKDSKMFGLQFNDCIEFGLSFRFEGCSLNNSTFYKTSLKKTSFKNSKLIEVDFEACDLSNAFFMNCDLSGAIFENTNLEKVDFRSSFNYTINPESNRLKKAKFSLSEVHGLLYKLDIEIERNS from the coding sequence ATGAAGGAAGCATATATTTCAGACCAAAGTTTTGATGCTATAAATTTTGGGCAGTCTCCCTTGGAAAAAGGAGAATATGAAAACTGTATTTTCAGCAATTGTAATTTTGAATATGCAGATCTTTCAGAATTTAGATTTACAGATTGTGAATTTATTGGATGTAATATGAGTATGGCCAAGCTGGTTTCAACAGCATTTAGAGACGTATATTTTAAAGACAGTAAAATGTTCGGTTTACAGTTTAACGATTGTATTGAATTTGGACTTTCTTTTAGATTTGAAGGTTGTTCTCTGAATAACTCTACTTTTTATAAAACCTCCTTAAAGAAAACCTCTTTTAAAAATTCAAAGCTTATTGAGGTAGATTTTGAAGCTTGCGATCTGTCAAATGCATTCTTTATGAATTGTGATTTGTCGGGAGCAATCTTCGAGAATACAAACCTTGAGAAGGTTGATTTTAGGAGCTCTTTTAATTATACGATCAATCCTGAATCCAACAGGCTTAAAAAGGCAAAATTTTCACTTTCTGAAGTTCATGGTCTCTTATATAAATTAGATATAGAGATCGAAAGGAATAGCTAG